One window from the genome of Nicotiana sylvestris chromosome 9, ASM39365v2, whole genome shotgun sequence encodes:
- the LOC138878483 gene encoding uncharacterized protein gives MECVTTVSYTLLLNGGLTNRPYETSMKLIMEAFEHFSVVSGLKANLDKSSLYIAGVPMEFKEKMIAELHLTLVTLIFKYLGVPLSTRKLTIYQCMPLIEKIVFLIPNKVIKIVNSICRSYLWTGVHDSNRAPVSWETLCKPKVDGGLNIINYELWNKAALTKLLWAIMAKKDKLWIR, from the exons ATGGAATGTGTAACAACTGTTAGTTACACATTATTGCTTAATGGTGGCTTAACTAACAG GCCATATGAAACTTCTATGAAGCTAATTATGGAAGCATTTGAACATTTCTCTGTTGTTTCTGGGCTCAAAGCAAACCTGGACAAGAGTTCCTTATACATAGCAGGGGTGCCTATGGAATTCAAAGAAAAAATGATAGCTGAACTGCATCTAACTCTAGTTACGCTTATATTCAAGTACCTTGGAGTTCCTCTATCCACAAGGAAGCTCACAATCTATCAGTGCATGCCATTAATTGAGAAGATT GTATTTTTAATTCCAAATAAGGTCATAAAGATAGTTAATAGCATATGCAGGAGTTACCTATGGACTGGAGTAcatgattctaatagagctccaGTTTCCTGGGAAACTCTATGCAAACCAAAAGTTGATGGGGGTCTAAACATCATCAATTATGAATTGTGGAATAAGGCTGCTTTAACCAAACTCCTATGGGCTATAATGGCAAAGAAAGATAAACTATGGATTAGGTAG